From Rutidosis leptorrhynchoides isolate AG116_Rl617_1_P2 chromosome 3, CSIRO_AGI_Rlap_v1, whole genome shotgun sequence, a single genomic window includes:
- the LOC139899288 gene encoding uncharacterized protein: MPLTMKIQPIDSSTPECFESVKTVPKSRLHRLFDFSSFLRGSSVADRSVLTAISERNDEPELEPSSVCLDKLVQNFLEENNEKEKPFVSCYCSTDGSDDDFDSFNCFGKSNNSSLADIFDPLKSLVVCETVYERNMLADVAKIVEKNKICKRKDEISRKIVTDGLLATGYTVSICKSRWDKTSTYPAGEYEYIDAVIEGGDRLIIDIDFRSEFEIARSTKSYKAVLQMLPHIFVGTPDRLQKIINVVSDAAKQSLKKKGMPLPPWRRADYVKAKWLSPCNRMINCPTDANNQSFNDMTIKSSPVSDPIDANFMDEFEEDKSKDGVKQWEPVEVKPKIPKSGGKVVSGLASVIEGD, from the exons ATGCCGTTAACTATGAAGATACAACCGATTGATTCGAGTACACCGGAGTGTTTCGAATCGGTTAAAACTGTACCGAAGTCCCGGTTACATCGATTGTTCGATTTTTCGAGCTTTTTAAGAGGTTCGTCTGTTGCCGATAGGTCCGTGTTAACGGCAATCAGTGAACGGAATGATGAACCCGAGCTCGAACCGAGCTCTGTTTGTCTTGATAAATTGGTCCAGAACTTTCTAGAAGAAAATAATGAGAAAGAGAAGCCCTTTGTTTCTTGTTATTGTAGTACTGATGGTTCTGATGATGACTTTGATTCCTTTAATTGCTTTGGTAAATCTAACAACAGTTCACTCGCTGATATATTTGATCCTCTCaag AGTTTGGTGGTTTGTGAGACGGTGTATGAAAGGAATATGTTGGCTGATGTTGCAAAAATAGTGGAAAAAAACAAGATCTGTAAAAGGAAAGATGAAATTAGTAGAAAGATTGTTACTGATGGACTTTTAGCTACTGGATACACTGTTTCTATATGTAAATCTCGTTGGGATAAAACTTCTACATATCCTGCAG GGGAATACGAGTATATAGATGCTGTGATAGAAGGTGGTGATCGTTTGATAATTGACATAGATTTTCGCTCCGAATTCGAAATAGCAAGATCAACCAAAAGTTACAAAGCTGTACTTCAAATGCTGCCTCATATATTTGTTGGTACTCCAGATCGTCTTCAAAAGATTATCAATGTAGTTTCTGATGCTGCAAAACAGAGCTTGAAGAAGAAAGGAATGCCTTTGCCACCATGGCGAAGAGCTGATTATGTTAAAGCAAAATGGCTTTCACCTTGCAATCGAATGATTAATTGTCCTACTGATGCTAATAATCAGTCTTTTAATGATATGACAATCAAGTCCAGCCCTGTTTCGGACCCGATTGATGCTAATTTTATGGACGAATTTGAAGAGGATAAATCAAAGGATGGTGTGAAACAATGGGAGCCAGTTGAGGTTAAACCGAAGATTCCTAAGTCTGGAGGTAAAGTGGTTAGCGGTTTAGCTTCGGTGATCGAAGGCGATTGA